A portion of the Geoalkalibacter ferrihydriticus DSM 17813 genome contains these proteins:
- the tgt gene encoding tRNA guanosine(34) transglycosylase Tgt has protein sequence MNHFQFSLLTADPESAARRGRIQTPRGVIETPIFMPVGTQGTVKGMLPEALKDIGAQIILANTYHLFLRPGHERVQRLGGLHRFMNWDRPILTDSGGFQVFSLGELRRITEEGVVFQSHLDGSAHLLSPELSIGVQQALGADIIMAFDECIPYPATREYVLQSTLRSTRWALRCKNALGEKGQQALFGIVQGGMHSDLRRQSSDQLQEIGFDGYAVGGLSVGEEAEVMYEAMDFTLPLLPQDRPRYVMGVGTPENLIEGIRRGVDMFDCVMPTRNARNGVLFTSFGKISIKQARYMDDQQPVDSVCSCYVCRNYSRAYLRHLYQSGEILASVLNTHHNLHYYLDLMTQARQAIEEGSFSRFRREFYRIRQEQNLLSES, from the coding sequence TTGAATCATTTCCAGTTCTCTCTTTTAACTGCCGATCCTGAATCCGCAGCTCGCCGTGGGCGCATTCAAACACCCCGCGGTGTTATCGAAACGCCGATCTTCATGCCGGTGGGTACACAGGGGACGGTCAAAGGGATGTTGCCCGAGGCGCTTAAGGATATTGGCGCGCAGATTATTCTGGCCAACACCTATCACCTTTTTTTGCGCCCCGGGCATGAAAGGGTGCAGCGACTCGGTGGCCTGCATCGCTTCATGAACTGGGATCGGCCGATTCTTACAGATAGTGGCGGCTTTCAGGTTTTCAGCCTCGGCGAGTTGCGGCGCATTACGGAAGAAGGGGTTGTGTTCCAGTCGCACCTCGACGGCAGTGCCCACCTCCTGTCTCCCGAACTCTCGATTGGCGTGCAGCAGGCTCTGGGGGCCGACATTATAATGGCCTTCGATGAGTGCATTCCTTATCCGGCTACGCGTGAATATGTTTTGCAGTCGACGCTACGCTCGACCCGCTGGGCCCTGCGCTGCAAAAACGCTTTAGGGGAAAAGGGTCAGCAGGCGTTGTTCGGAATTGTACAGGGCGGAATGCATTCCGATCTGCGCCGCCAGAGCAGCGATCAATTGCAGGAAATCGGTTTTGATGGTTATGCCGTCGGTGGGCTTTCCGTGGGGGAAGAGGCCGAAGTCATGTACGAGGCCATGGATTTCACTCTCCCCCTGCTGCCTCAGGATCGACCCCGCTATGTCATGGGTGTCGGAACTCCGGAAAATCTCATTGAGGGCATCCGTCGCGGGGTAGATATGTTCGATTGTGTCATGCCGACCCGCAACGCACGCAACGGCGTATTGTTCACCTCATTCGGCAAAATCAGCATCAAACAGGCTCGCTACATGGACGATCAGCAACCCGTCGACTCCGTCTGTAGCTGCTATGTATGTCGCAATTACAGTCGTGCCTACCTGCGGCATCTTTATCAGAGTGGTGAAATTCTGGCGTCGGTTCTTAACACCCACCACAATCTGCACTATTATCTGGACCTGATGACACAAGCCCGACAAGCGATAGAGGAGGGTTCTTTTTCCCGGTTCCGGCGGGAATTTTACCGAATCCGCCAAGAACAGAATTTACTTTCGGAGAGCTAG
- the yajC gene encoding preprotein translocase subunit YajC — protein sequence MVSEAFAMAGNGAQQGNPYSGIIMLVLMFAIFYFLLIRPQQKRAKQHRELLDALQVGDRVVTAGGLHGRIATLEDSVVTLEIATGVKVKVNRASIANKKAE from the coding sequence ATGGTTTCTGAAGCTTTTGCCATGGCTGGGAACGGCGCACAACAGGGTAACCCCTATTCGGGCATCATCATGCTGGTGCTCATGTTCGCCATTTTCTACTTTTTGCTGATCCGGCCTCAACAGAAGCGGGCCAAGCAGCACCGGGAGTTGCTTGACGCGCTGCAGGTCGGCGACCGAGTAGTGACAGCCGGAGGACTTCACGGCCGCATCGCGACTTTGGAAGATTCCGTGGTGACCCTGGAAATCGCCACCGGCGTGAAGGTCAAGGTTAATCGCGCATCGATTGCCAACAAAAAAGCGGAATAA
- the secD gene encoding protein translocase subunit SecD, whose amino-acid sequence MSKSLKMRGAVILLLVILSFFALGPTLFGDKLPEWWTRTFDPIHLGLDLQGGMHLILGVEVDKAVESRLDSLVDQAESLLRERDLIYRSVSRDLAAGGISITVYDEESARQVERIMRDSFPNLEEQTQPLDGGYIAKHFRFTEREIEQIRDYAHRQALETLRNRVDQFGVTEPVLQRQADHRILIQLPGVDDPHRAIALLGKTARLEFKMVAEDVTPTDIAEGRLPSGTEILYERRVDPRTGAVTETPVAVHTATLMTGDLLADAQVRIDPRFNEPYVAIDFNALGARRFDQITAANVGRRMAIVLDDTVYSAPVIRERISGGSAQISGAFTEREATDLAIVLRAGSLPAPVQIMENRTVGPSLGRDSIQQGIVSITVGGALVVVAIAVYYGLSGLVAILALVLNLVFIMAMLTLFKASLTLPGIAGIVLTVGMAVDANVLIFERIREELRIGKTARAALEAGYAKAFSTIIDANITTLVAALVLFQFGTGPVKGFAVTLSVGIIASLFTAIFVTRTVFDYFLTSGRAKRLSIG is encoded by the coding sequence ATGTCCAAAAGCCTCAAGATGCGGGGTGCGGTCATCCTGCTGCTGGTGATTCTGTCCTTCTTCGCCCTGGGGCCCACTCTTTTCGGCGATAAGTTGCCGGAGTGGTGGACCAGGACTTTTGACCCCATTCATCTGGGGCTCGATCTGCAAGGCGGGATGCACCTGATCCTCGGTGTCGAGGTCGACAAGGCCGTTGAGAGCCGGTTGGACAGCCTGGTGGATCAGGCGGAATCTCTGCTGCGCGAACGCGATCTGATCTATCGCAGTGTCTCGCGCGATCTGGCCGCCGGTGGAATCAGCATCACCGTTTATGACGAAGAATCGGCGCGGCAGGTTGAAAGAATCATGCGCGATAGCTTCCCCAATCTTGAGGAACAGACCCAACCCCTGGACGGCGGCTATATTGCCAAACATTTCCGCTTCACTGAACGTGAAATCGAACAGATCAGGGATTATGCCCATCGGCAGGCATTGGAAACTTTGCGCAATCGTGTCGATCAGTTCGGCGTGACGGAACCGGTCCTTCAGCGTCAGGCGGATCACCGCATTCTCATTCAGTTGCCCGGCGTGGATGACCCCCATCGCGCCATTGCGTTGCTCGGCAAGACCGCTCGGCTGGAGTTTAAAATGGTGGCCGAGGATGTGACCCCCACCGACATTGCCGAAGGGCGATTGCCGTCTGGAACCGAGATTCTTTACGAGCGGCGCGTCGATCCGCGCACCGGCGCGGTGACGGAAACTCCTGTTGCGGTACACACCGCGACTCTTATGACCGGGGATCTGCTTGCCGATGCGCAGGTGCGTATCGATCCGCGTTTCAATGAGCCCTATGTCGCCATCGATTTCAATGCCCTAGGGGCGCGGCGCTTCGATCAGATCACCGCGGCCAATGTTGGCCGGCGCATGGCCATCGTATTGGATGATACCGTCTATTCTGCGCCCGTCATCCGAGAACGGATCTCAGGAGGAAGCGCGCAGATTTCCGGGGCCTTCACCGAGCGCGAGGCTACCGATCTCGCCATCGTACTGCGCGCCGGTTCTTTGCCCGCGCCGGTGCAGATCATGGAAAACCGCACCGTGGGACCATCCTTGGGGCGCGATTCCATACAACAGGGCATCGTTTCGATTACTGTCGGTGGCGCCCTCGTCGTGGTGGCTATTGCCGTTTACTACGGGTTGTCCGGGCTGGTGGCCATTCTTGCCCTGGTGCTCAATCTGGTCTTTATCATGGCGATGCTGACCTTGTTCAAGGCCTCTTTGACGTTGCCCGGAATCGCCGGAATCGTGCTGACGGTCGGGATGGCCGTGGATGCCAACGTGCTGATTTTTGAACGTATCCGTGAAGAATTGCGGATCGGCAAGACGGCGCGTGCCGCTCTTGAGGCCGGCTACGCCAAGGCATTTTCAACTATCATCGACGCCAATATCACCACCCTGGTCGCCGCCCTGGTTCTTTTTCAGTTCGGTACCGGCCCGGTCAAAGGCTTTGCCGTTACTCTGTCAGTGGGTATCATTGCCTCTCTGTTTACCGCTATTTTCGTAACGCGGACGGTTTTTGATTACTTTCTGACCAGCGGCCGAGCCAAGCGGTTAAGCATCGGCTGA
- the secF gene encoding protein translocase subunit SecF, with protein MRLIKSDTNIDFIGKRKLAVAFSLVMILVGIVSLIAKGGPNYGIDFAGGMLVQVKFQTDTTPPEIREALAGVDLGPIGVQQFGDEANEFLIRTQVTTTEIEGLAQQVDLVLEQSYGADMVELRRAEMVGPQVGQELRTKGMLAILYAMVGILIYVTWRFEFRFALGAIIALMHDVLITLGLFSLFGREIDLPIVAAFLAIIGYSLNDTIIVYDRIRENMAKHGREGLPAVINKSINQTLSRTILTSGTTLMVVLALFIFGGGVIHNFAFALLIGVIVGTYSSIFVASPILIFWENWRPRKESQAEDVAQEVAS; from the coding sequence ATGCGGTTGATCAAGTCCGACACCAACATCGATTTTATCGGTAAGCGCAAGCTCGCCGTTGCGTTTTCCCTGGTGATGATCCTGGTCGGGATCGTTTCGCTCATCGCCAAGGGCGGTCCCAATTACGGCATTGACTTTGCGGGTGGCATGCTCGTTCAGGTCAAATTTCAAACCGACACCACCCCTCCCGAGATCAGAGAGGCTCTTGCCGGTGTAGATCTCGGCCCCATCGGCGTCCAGCAGTTCGGGGACGAAGCCAACGAGTTTCTGATCCGTACCCAAGTCACGACGACTGAAATCGAGGGTTTGGCCCAGCAGGTTGACCTGGTTCTTGAGCAGTCTTACGGCGCGGATATGGTTGAATTGCGCCGTGCCGAAATGGTCGGCCCTCAGGTCGGTCAGGAATTGCGCACCAAGGGGATGCTTGCCATTCTCTACGCCATGGTCGGAATTTTGATCTACGTCACCTGGCGTTTCGAGTTTCGCTTTGCGCTGGGTGCCATCATTGCGCTGATGCACGATGTGCTCATTACCCTGGGTCTTTTCTCGTTGTTCGGGCGCGAGATTGACCTTCCCATCGTCGCGGCCTTTCTGGCCATTATCGGTTATTCGCTCAACGACACCATCATCGTCTATGACCGCATACGAGAGAACATGGCCAAGCATGGCCGCGAGGGTCTGCCCGCGGTAATCAACAAAAGTATCAACCAGACCCTGTCGCGCACCATTTTGACATCGGGTACGACCCTGATGGTGGTTCTGGCCCTGTTTATTTTTGGCGGCGGGGTGATTCACAACTTCGCCTTTGCCCTGCTCATCGGGGTTATCGTCGGGACCTATTCGTCCATTTTTGTCGCCAGCCCGATCCTGATTTTCTGGGAAAACTGGCGGCCGAGGAAAGAGTCGCAGGCTGAAGACGTTGCGCAGGAGGTTGCATCATGA
- a CDS encoding tetratricopeptide repeat protein — protein sequence MKKETWILAGAALIIGVLLGVILTKDGRDSTPARTAAPPSSAPNVNLSQNIQMLEEIVRKEPGNRSAWVQLGHNYFDSNQPMKAIEAYNKALELDPNDPDVITNQGVMFRRVGWYDRAIENFRKANDMNPFHPQSLYNMGVVYRYDLQDLDKAYQAWSRYVELHPTSQGTEQLRGELRAIEALRQ from the coding sequence ATGAAGAAAGAGACTTGGATTCTGGCGGGCGCAGCCCTGATCATCGGTGTTCTGCTCGGTGTCATTCTCACCAAGGACGGCAGGGATTCGACGCCTGCCCGCACCGCCGCGCCTCCATCCTCGGCGCCCAATGTCAACTTGTCGCAGAACATCCAGATGCTTGAAGAAATTGTGCGCAAGGAACCCGGCAATCGCAGTGCCTGGGTTCAACTCGGGCACAATTACTTCGACAGCAACCAGCCCATGAAAGCCATCGAAGCCTACAATAAGGCTTTGGAGCTTGATCCGAACGATCCGGACGTCATCACCAATCAAGGGGTTATGTTTCGCCGCGTCGGCTGGTACGATCGGGCCATCGAGAACTTTCGCAAGGCCAACGACATGAATCCTTTCCACCCGCAGAGTCTCTACAACATGGGTGTCGTATACCGCTACGATTTGCAGGATCTGGACAAGGCCTATCAGGCCTGGTCGCGCTATGTTGAGCTGCATCCCACCTCGCAGGGCACCGAGCAACTCCGCGGCGAATTGCGTGCCATAGAAGCTCTTCGCCAATAG
- a CDS encoding right-handed parallel beta-helix repeat-containing protein yields the protein MKSRCFICALLLLALSGCAMSQRPVTGVLFGEILWENTVYVRGDVTLEEGATLHIAPGTQVLFLPPLEGEDLLQVHPFFPGSELIIRGRILARGTADEPIVFRSAQADAGRGSWGAVNLRQSPEAIFSHCIFTQADSAIHSFDSLVRVEHSLFENNLVALRFNTSDIRIEHNLIRDNAAGIRFHYGAPIINNNHLVDNGKSFFITSHPRDYLIRNNNILRSREYSVVFGEEVPEDVQMADNYWGSTDPAQIEASLFDGRRLAYLGQLIYLPAATQPFAEAGPSWIR from the coding sequence ATGAAATCCAGATGTTTCATCTGCGCACTGCTGCTGTTGGCTCTGTCCGGATGCGCCATGTCGCAGCGCCCGGTGACGGGCGTTCTTTTTGGTGAGATCCTCTGGGAGAACACCGTGTACGTGCGTGGCGACGTCACCCTCGAGGAGGGGGCGACTCTGCATATCGCACCAGGCACACAAGTGCTGTTTCTACCTCCCCTTGAGGGTGAAGATCTTCTTCAGGTTCATCCCTTTTTCCCCGGCAGTGAACTGATCATTCGGGGGCGCATCCTGGCACGGGGAACTGCCGATGAGCCTATCGTGTTTCGCTCCGCACAGGCCGATGCCGGTCGTGGGAGCTGGGGGGCGGTTAATTTGCGGCAGAGCCCGGAGGCAATTTTTTCTCATTGCATCTTCACCCAGGCCGACAGTGCTATCCATAGCTTCGATTCCCTGGTGCGGGTTGAGCACAGCCTGTTCGAAAATAATCTGGTTGCCCTGCGCTTCAATACCAGCGACATCCGCATCGAGCATAATTTGATCCGTGACAACGCGGCCGGGATTCGGTTTCACTACGGTGCGCCAATCATTAATAACAACCACCTGGTGGACAATGGCAAAAGTTTTTTCATCACTTCCCATCCTCGCGATTATTTGATCCGGAACAACAATATCCTGCGCAGTCGCGAGTATTCCGTGGTGTTTGGCGAAGAGGTCCCCGAAGATGTGCAGATGGCCGACAACTACTGGGGTAGCACGGATCCGGCGCAGATCGAGGCAAGCCTCTTCGATGGCCGGCGACTTGCTTATCTTGGTCAGCTCATCTATTTGCCGGCGGCCACCCAGCCTTTTGCCGAGGCGGGGCCCTCATGGATCCGGTGA
- the recJ gene encoding single-stranded-DNA-specific exonuclease RecJ: MDPVSLRRWLPRRSDCTPLQVANLAAELNLSSLCARVLAGRGLTDPAQAQGFLEARLAALPDPSLLSNMDLAAERLAHAVREQQKVTVHGDYDVDGISGAALLVESLGAMGAQVDFHIPLRLRDGYGLSADALRAAHAQGKNLVVSVDCGISAHEEADLARELGLDLIITDHHQPPNALPRAFALVNPHLPGDAFPDKQLAGVGVAFFLALAVRRQLRAQGWFSLRPEPDLRQVLDLVALGSIADIVPLTGVNRILTRAGLELMAQDRRPGLAALRQVAAVREMNCGAVGFQLAPRLNAAGRLDDAALAVRLLLTADVQEAQGIARQLDECNRERQGIETETFAQALERLTALDQPQRRSIVLADERWHPGVIGIVASRMVERFHRPAVLIALDQGRGKGSGRSIRGFHLHRALVECSARLQGYGGHEYAAGLTLAEDQVESFAAQFENLAQDRLGEEDLIPQLLHDGEVDLTAFAQQDVAELASLAPFGPGNAEPLFCVRNAEFHQPRCVGRDHLQFQLRQGSLRLPCIAFGVASRWEGITGRVDALCTPQINNWRGRESVQLRVRDLRKIL; the protein is encoded by the coding sequence ATGGATCCGGTGAGCCTGCGGCGCTGGTTGCCGCGCCGCTCCGATTGCACACCGCTGCAGGTTGCGAACCTTGCCGCTGAACTCAATCTCTCCTCCCTCTGCGCACGTGTGCTTGCCGGCCGCGGATTGACTGACCCCGCACAGGCGCAAGGGTTTCTCGAAGCGCGTCTTGCGGCGCTGCCCGATCCCTCGCTGTTGAGCAACATGGATCTTGCCGCAGAGCGTCTGGCGCACGCGGTGCGTGAGCAGCAAAAGGTGACGGTGCACGGCGACTACGATGTGGACGGCATCAGTGGCGCTGCCCTGCTTGTTGAAAGCCTGGGCGCCATGGGTGCGCAGGTTGATTTTCACATTCCCCTGCGTCTGCGTGATGGTTACGGTCTCTCTGCCGATGCCCTGCGCGCGGCCCATGCTCAAGGCAAGAATTTGGTGGTGTCCGTCGACTGCGGCATCAGCGCCCATGAAGAAGCCGATTTAGCGCGCGAATTGGGGCTGGATCTGATCATCACCGATCACCATCAACCCCCGAATGCTCTGCCCCGTGCGTTTGCTCTGGTCAATCCGCATTTGCCGGGTGATGCATTTCCCGACAAGCAGCTCGCCGGAGTTGGCGTAGCATTTTTTCTGGCTCTGGCGGTGCGCAGGCAGTTGCGCGCCCAAGGCTGGTTTAGCCTGCGTCCCGAGCCGGATCTGCGGCAGGTGCTCGACTTGGTGGCGCTGGGCTCTATTGCCGATATCGTGCCCCTCACCGGGGTCAATCGTATCCTGACCCGGGCCGGTCTGGAGCTGATGGCCCAGGATCGGCGGCCGGGTCTGGCTGCGTTGCGCCAAGTGGCCGCCGTGCGCGAAATGAACTGCGGCGCTGTGGGGTTTCAGCTGGCGCCGCGGCTCAATGCCGCCGGGCGCTTGGATGATGCTGCCTTGGCCGTTAGATTGTTGCTCACTGCCGACGTACAGGAGGCGCAAGGCATCGCGCGACAATTGGATGAGTGCAACCGAGAGCGCCAGGGAATCGAAACCGAAACCTTTGCCCAGGCGCTGGAGCGCCTTACAGCCCTTGATCAACCGCAGCGGCGTTCCATCGTGCTGGCTGATGAGCGATGGCATCCCGGGGTCATCGGCATTGTCGCCAGCCGAATGGTGGAACGCTTTCACCGCCCAGCCGTGCTCATTGCCCTTGATCAGGGTCGCGGCAAGGGTTCGGGCCGTTCGATTCGTGGGTTCCACTTGCACCGTGCCCTCGTCGAGTGCAGTGCGCGTCTGCAAGGGTACGGCGGGCACGAGTATGCCGCCGGCTTGACTCTGGCAGAGGATCAAGTGGAGAGCTTTGCCGCGCAATTCGAAAACCTGGCCCAGGATCGTCTTGGCGAGGAGGATCTTATCCCACAGTTGCTGCACGACGGCGAGGTCGATCTGACGGCGTTTGCTCAACAGGATGTCGCGGAACTTGCGTCCCTGGCGCCCTTTGGTCCCGGCAACGCCGAGCCCCTTTTTTGTGTTCGGAACGCGGAGTTTCATCAACCGCGCTGCGTTGGCCGCGATCATCTACAATTTCAGTTGCGCCAAGGATCGCTCAGGTTGCCGTGCATTGCCTTCGGGGTGGCGTCACGCTGGGAGGGGATTACCGGGCGGGTCGATGCTCTTTGCACGCCCCAGATCAACAACTGGCGAGGGCGTGAATCCGTGCAGTTGCGCGTGCGGGATTTGCGAAAGATTTTGTAA
- a CDS encoding pyridoxal phosphate-dependent aminotransferase gives MAIADKVQGFIERASWIRKMFEEGATLREKYGAENVFDFTLGNPAVEPPEAFRVQLLELAQRPLSGMHRYMNNAGHEQTRAAVADILTEKSGLPVAARHVIMTCGAGGALNVILKTILNPGEEVIILTPYFVEYKFYIDNHGGVPVEVWTDRETFQPDIEAISAAIGPKTRALILNSPNNPTGVVYPRETLAALGRMLEQKEKELGRQIYVISDEPYARLSYDGKEVPSIFACIRNAVIATSHSKDLALPGERIGYLAANPQMREVEQFMEGAIFCNRVLGFVNAPALMQLLVAGLQRASVDVAEYQKKRDLLYNHLSALGFQMVKPDGGFYLFPKSPLADDVEFVKQAQKHNLLLVPGSGFGAPGFFRIAYCVDLAMIEASLPAWDKLAAETLSA, from the coding sequence ATGGCCATAGCCGACAAGGTCCAGGGATTTATCGAGCGCGCCTCGTGGATCCGCAAAATGTTCGAGGAAGGCGCGACCCTGCGCGAAAAATACGGCGCGGAGAATGTGTTTGATTTCACCCTGGGCAATCCCGCCGTGGAGCCGCCCGAGGCATTTCGCGTGCAGTTGCTGGAATTGGCGCAACGACCTCTGAGCGGCATGCACCGTTACATGAATAACGCCGGGCATGAACAGACTCGCGCCGCCGTGGCCGATATTCTCACCGAGAAAAGCGGTTTGCCGGTGGCCGCCCGCCATGTGATCATGACTTGCGGCGCGGGCGGCGCCCTCAACGTGATTCTCAAGACCATTCTCAACCCGGGGGAAGAGGTCATTATCCTCACCCCCTATTTCGTTGAGTACAAGTTCTATATCGACAATCACGGCGGCGTGCCGGTGGAGGTGTGGACCGACCGGGAGACTTTTCAGCCCGACATTGAGGCAATTTCCGCGGCGATCGGCCCAAAAACCCGAGCCCTTATTCTCAATTCGCCCAACAACCCCACCGGCGTCGTCTATCCGCGCGAAACCCTGGCCGCACTGGGGCGGATGCTGGAGCAGAAGGAAAAGGAACTGGGCCGCCAGATCTACGTGATTTCCGATGAGCCCTACGCACGTTTAAGTTACGACGGCAAGGAAGTACCATCCATCTTTGCCTGCATCCGCAACGCGGTCATCGCCACCTCCCATTCCAAGGACTTGGCCCTGCCGGGTGAACGCATCGGCTATCTCGCCGCCAACCCGCAGATGCGTGAGGTCGAGCAATTCATGGAAGGGGCGATATTCTGCAACCGCGTATTGGGGTTCGTCAATGCGCCGGCTCTCATGCAGTTGCTGGTGGCCGGCTTGCAGCGCGCCAGCGTGGATGTGGCCGAATACCAGAAAAAGCGCGACCTGCTCTACAACCACCTGAGCGCCCTCGGCTTTCAGATGGTCAAACCCGACGGCGGTTTTTACCTGTTCCCCAAATCGCCCCTGGCCGACGATGTTGAATTCGTCAAGCAGGCGCAGAAACACAACCTGCTGCTGGTGCCGGGGTCGGGTTTCGGCGCTCCGGGATTTTTCCGTATTGCCTACTGCGTCGACCTGGCCATGATTGAAGCTAGTCTGCCGGCCTGGGATAAATTGGCCGCCGAGACCCTTTCTGCTTGA
- the pheA gene encoding prephenate dehydratase, protein MAEDKLGPLRQKIDEIDDRILDLLNERARVVIEVGHAKAGEQKEFYVPSREQAIYRRLSDGNPGPFPSEAIRSVYREIISACLSLEEPMKVAFLGPQATFTHVAAMQQFGLSARLVPLKSISAVFEEVQRGRAHYGVVPVENSNEGIVSHTLDMFMGSDLKVSSEILLEISHDLLSRSGRPEDVRKVVSHPQALAQCRRWLEENLPEVPLVDVASTALAAQMATEDESAAAIASEMAASFYGLKVVKAKIADNPNNFTRFLVIGRNTPERSGKDKTSIMFSVKDEPGILYRMLEPFSKRQINLSKIESRPLKSKAWEYIFFLDLEGHLDDPAVAEAIAELHNYCQFLKVLGSYPKARP, encoded by the coding sequence ATGGCAGAGGATAAGCTCGGCCCGCTGCGGCAGAAAATCGATGAAATCGATGACCGGATTCTGGACCTTCTCAATGAGCGGGCGCGGGTGGTCATCGAGGTCGGTCACGCCAAGGCCGGTGAGCAGAAGGAATTTTATGTTCCCAGCCGCGAACAGGCGATCTATCGACGTCTGAGCGACGGCAACCCGGGGCCGTTTCCCTCGGAGGCGATTCGTAGCGTTTATCGCGAGATCATCTCCGCCTGCCTATCGCTGGAAGAGCCCATGAAGGTTGCTTTTCTCGGGCCTCAGGCGACCTTTACCCATGTCGCCGCCATGCAGCAGTTCGGACTCTCCGCGCGCCTGGTGCCGCTCAAAAGCATTTCCGCGGTTTTCGAGGAGGTACAGCGCGGGCGTGCCCATTACGGCGTGGTGCCTGTCGAGAACTCCAATGAAGGCATCGTCTCCCATACTCTGGACATGTTTATGGGGTCGGATCTCAAGGTCAGTTCCGAGATTCTCTTGGAGATTTCCCACGATTTGCTTTCGCGTAGTGGGCGTCCCGAAGATGTGCGCAAGGTTGTCTCACATCCTCAGGCCCTGGCCCAGTGCCGCCGCTGGCTGGAGGAAAATCTTCCAGAGGTGCCGTTGGTCGATGTGGCCAGTACGGCGTTAGCTGCGCAGATGGCGACCGAGGACGAGAGTGCCGCGGCTATTGCCAGTGAGATGGCGGCATCTTTTTATGGCCTTAAAGTCGTGAAGGCCAAAATTGCCGATAATCCAAATAATTTTACGCGCTTTCTGGTAATCGGGCGTAACACCCCCGAACGTAGCGGCAAGGACAAAACCTCCATCATGTTCAGCGTCAAGGACGAGCCGGGCATTCTTTACCGCATGCTCGAGCCGTTCAGCAAACGCCAGATCAATCTGAGTAAAATCGAAAGTCGGCCTCTCAAGTCAAAGGCTTGGGAATATATCTTCTTTCTTGACCTGGAAGGACACCTTGACGATCCGGCGGTTGCCGAGGCGATTGCCGAACTGCACAACTACTGCCAGTTTCTGAAGGTCCTCGGTTCCTATCCCAAAGCGCGCCCCTGA
- a CDS encoding prephenate dehydrogenase, producing MTNTDFFIPRLAIVGVGLIGGSLALALRQAGAVGEVIGIGRGLANLEKALELGIVDEITQDVVAGTREADVVFLATPVCKLGEVAAAIIPSLKDGAVVTDGGSVKASVIAEIEPLLRPEVSFVPGHPIAGTEQSGAEAAFASLYRNRRCILTPTARTSGEALELVQRMWQTSGSEVVVMEAEKHDRILAAISHLPHMVAYSLVNAVGSYDRYEENILEYSAGGFRDFTRIASSDPSMWRDIALTNPEALIEMMERFECFFAELKEDVRSGKGERLYEFFQRSKELRDNIL from the coding sequence GTGACGAATACTGATTTTTTCATTCCCCGCCTGGCAATTGTCGGCGTCGGCCTGATCGGAGGGTCTCTGGCGTTGGCGTTGCGCCAAGCCGGAGCGGTGGGCGAGGTCATCGGCATCGGCCGCGGTTTGGCCAATCTCGAAAAAGCCCTGGAGTTGGGCATCGTCGATGAAATCACCCAGGATGTGGTGGCGGGCACCCGCGAGGCCGACGTGGTGTTTCTTGCCACCCCGGTTTGTAAGCTGGGCGAGGTGGCAGCGGCGATCATCCCGTCTCTGAAGGACGGCGCGGTCGTCACCGATGGCGGCAGCGTCAAGGCCAGTGTCATTGCCGAGATTGAGCCGCTATTGCGACCCGAGGTTTCTTTCGTGCCCGGTCATCCCATTGCGGGGACCGAACAGAGCGGTGCCGAGGCGGCCTTTGCCAGCCTGTATCGCAACCGGCGCTGCATTCTCACGCCAACGGCGCGCACCTCTGGCGAGGCACTGGAGCTGGTGCAGCGCATGTGGCAGACGAGCGGCAGTGAAGTGGTGGTCATGGAGGCTGAAAAGCATGATCGCATTCTTGCCGCCATCAGCCACCTTCCGCACATGGTCGCCTACTCCTTGGTCAATGCGGTGGGATCCTACGATCGCTACGAAGAAAACATTCTTGAATACTCCGCTGGTGGATTTCGTGACTTCACCCGCATCGCCTCTTCCGATCCCAGCATGTGGCGCGACATCGCCTTGACCAATCCTGAGGCCCTCATCGAGATGATGGAGCGCTTTGAGTGCTTTTTCGCGGAACTCAAGGAAGATGTGCGCAGCGGCAAGGGTGAGCGACTCTATGAGTTTTTTCAGCGTTCCAAGGAACTGCGCGACAACATCCTGTGA